A part of Gossypium hirsutum isolate 1008001.06 chromosome A07, Gossypium_hirsutum_v2.1, whole genome shotgun sequence genomic DNA contains:
- the LOC107961018 gene encoding uncharacterized protein: MVLSAHYVNSLELSKEKNNTEIVFVKDGQTWSPPSCGRSQEVQHHSRKSTVLSKVKEKAGRWRNNFRKKKDNHGDTNSTSCAVRFEEDDGNYQDEHPEYLGAPMYESELAPEAYKEHARQNPRAVPVISEKHVLTSSVKAVSEADHVTEKHASRSDDGALNPGENKWDKGVSVKEYIMHKLEPGGDEKALSQVISDAMHPAADAGVMGKMKVAVNSLLGREDHPPQSTTISQTVLEEEKKGRILQTN; this comes from the exons ATGGTTTTGTCTGCTCATTACGTGAATTCTCTAGAACTATCAAAAGAGAAAAACAATACTGAAATTGTTTTTG TGAAGGATGGTCAGACATGGTCACCACCTTCTTGTGGGAGGAGTCAAGAGGTGCAGCACCATTCCAGAAAGTCAACAGTTCTTTCAAAAGTCAAGGAGAAGGCTGGAAGATGGCGAAATAATTTCCGAAAAAAGAAGGATAACCATGGAGATACCAACTCCACTTCCTGTGCTGTTAGATTTGAAGAGGACGATGGTAACTACCAAGATGAACATCCTGAATATCTTGGTGCCCCAA TGTATGAATCGGAGCTAGCACCTGAGGCATACAAAGAGCATGCCAGACAGAATCCGAGGGCGGTTCCAGTAATCTCAGAGAAACATGTTTTGACAAGCAGTGTGAAAGCTGTTTCTGAAGCCGATCATGTAACAGAGAAACATGCATCGAGAAGTGATGATGGGGCATTAAATCCCGGAGAGAACAAATGGGATAAAGGGGTGTCAGTGAAAGAGTATATAATGCACAAATTAGAGCCAGGGGGAGATGAGAAGGCACTTTCTCAGGTAATATCTGATGCAATGCACCCTGCTGCTGATGCTGGTGTAATGGGCAAAATGAAAGTGGCTGTTAACTCTTTGTTGGGAAGAGAAGACCACCCACCCCAATCTACAACCATTTCTCAAACTG TTTTGGAGGAAGAGAAGAAAGGAAGAATACTCCAAACCAATTGA
- the LOC107960012 gene encoding protein TOC75-3, chloroplastic has protein sequence MQSLAAPSHLLPSSTRRHLPPSPRSTTIKCHLPSPNPKPQNSIPFLPSLSKPLVLASASAATLLISFTPISILLPGGNGGGFSGGGGNGGGGGGSNGGDGNFWEKLFSPSPAIADDSNQDQEWDSHGLPANIVVQLNKLSGFKKYKLSDILFFDRRRWTTVGTEDSFFEMVSLRPGGIYTKTQLQKELETLATCGMFEKVDMEGKTNPDGTLGLTISFTESTWQSADRFRCINVGLMAQSKPIEMDPDMTDKEKLEYYKNQEKDYKRRIERARPCLLPMQVHREVLQMLREQGKVSARLLQKIRDRVQKWYHDEGYACAQVVNFGNLNTKEVVCEVVEGDITQLVIQFQDKLGNVVEGNTQLPVVRRELPRQLRQGNVFNIEAGKQALRNINSLALFSNIEVNPRPDEKNEGGIVVEIKLKELDQKSAEVSTEWSIVPGRGGRPTLASFQPGGTVSFEHRNLKGLNRSILGSLTTSNYLNPQDDLAFKLEYVHPYLDGVYNPRNRTFRASCFNSRKLSPVFTGGPGIDEVPPIWVDRAGVKANITENFTRQSKFTYGLVMEEITTRDESSHISANGQRVLPSGGISADGPPTTLSGTGVDRMAFLQANITRDNTKFINGAIVGERNVFQVDQGLGIGSKFPFFNRHQLTLTRFLQLRQVEEGVGKPPPPVLVLHGHYGGCVGDLPSYDAFTLGGPYSVRGYNMGELGAARNILELGAEIRIPVRNTHVYAFAEHGNDLGSSKDVKGNPTEVYRRMGHGSSYGVGVKLGLVRAEYAVDHNTGTGAVFFRFGERY, from the exons ATGCAGTCATTGGCTGCCCCTTCCCACCTACTCCCCTCCTCTACCCGCCGGCATTTGCCCCCTTCCCCACGCTCCACCACCATCAAATGCCACCTCCCttccccaaaccctaaaccccaaaactcCATTCCCTTCCTCCCCTCCCTCTCCAAGCCCCTCGTTCTTGCCTCCGCTTCTGCCGCCACTCTCCTCATCTCCTTCACCCCCATTTCCATCCTCCTCCCTGGAGGCAACGGCGGGGGTTTCTCCGGTGGTGGAGGAaatggaggtggtggtggtggttccAACGGCGGTGATGGCAACTTCTGGGAGAAGCTCTTTTCACCTTCGCCAGCAATTGCAGACGACAGCAACCAAGATCAAGAATGGGATTCTCACGGATTACCAGCCAACATAGTAGTTCAACTGAACAAGCTGAGTGGGTTCAAAAAGTACAAGCTTTCGGATATTTTATTCTTCGACCGACGGCGATGGACCACCGTAGGAACCGAAGACTCATTCTTTGAAATGGTTTCGTTGAGACCAGGAGGGATCTACACCAAAACCCAGTTGCAGAAAGAGCTTGAAACTTTAGCTACATGTGGAATGTTTGAGAAAGTTGATATGGAAGGCAAAACTAACCCAGATGGAACTTTGGGATTAACCATTTCCTTCACAGAAAGTACTTGGCAATCAGCTGATAGGTTTAGGTGTATAAATGTGGGCCTAATGGCGCAATCCAAACCTATTGAAATGGATCCTGATATGACAGATAAGGAGAAATTGGAGTACTACAAGAACCAAGAGAAGGATTATAAGAGGAGGATTGAAAGAGCTAGGCCTTGTTTGTTGCCAATGCAAGTGCATAGGGAAGTGCTTCAGATGTTGAGGGAGCAAGGGAAAGTGAGTGCTAGGTTGTTGCAAAAGATAAGGGATAGGGTTCAGAAATGGTACCATGATGAAGGGTATGCTTGTGCTCAGGTTGTCAATTTTGGTAACTTGAATACTAAGGAAGTGGTCTGTGAGGTAGTGGAAGGGGATATTACACAGCTTGTGATTCAGTTCCAGGATAAACTTGGGAATGTTGTTGAAGGGAATACTCAGCTTCCTGTTGTCAGGAGAGAGTTGCCTAGACAG CTTCGACAAGGCAATGTTTTTAATATTGAAGCTGGGAAACAAGCCCTGAGGAACATAAATTCACTGgctttattttcaaatattgaagTGAATCCACGGCCTGATGAAAAGAACGAGGGAGGCATAGTTGTTGAGATAAAGCTCAAAGAGCTAGATCAAAAATCAGCTGAAGTTAGTACGGAGTGGAGTATTGTACCTGGACGCGGGGGACGTCCCACATTG GCTTCATTTCAACCTGGTGGAACTGTCTCTTTTGAGCATCGAAATCTCAAAGGGCTTAACAGATCTATTCTTGGTTCACTGACCACCAGTAACTATTTGAATCCTCag GATGACCTTGCCTTCAAGCTAGAATATGTACATCCATATTTAGATGGTGTTTATAATCCACGCAACCGAACTTTTCGTGCAAGCTGCTTCAACAGCCGAAAATTGAGCCCAGTTTTCACTGGTGGACCAGGAATTGATGAAGTCCCACCAATATGGGTTGACCGAGCTGGTGTTAAAGCTAACATTACAGAG AATTTTACCCGTCAAAGTAAATTCACTTATGGACTCGTGATGGAAGAGATAACAACACGTGATGAAAGCAGTCATATCTCTGCAAATGGTCAAAGAGTGCTACCAAGTGGAGGCATCAGTGCAGATGGACCTCCAACCACTCTCAGTGGTACTGGCGTTGATCGCATGGCATTTCTACAGGCCAATATCACCCGTGATAATACCAAGTTTATAAATGGTGCTATAGTTGGTGAGAGGAATGTGTTCCAG GTGGACCAAGGACTTGGGATTGGCAGCAAGTTTCCATTCTTTAACCGCCATCAACTAACTCTCACACGATTTCTCCAACTTAGACAAGTGGAAGAAGGTGTTGGTAAGCCTCCGCCACCTGTTCTAGTTCTTCATGGACATTACGGAGGTTGTGTTGGTGACCTTCCAAGTTATGATGCTTTTACCCTTGGAGGCCCATATTCTGTGAGAGGTTATAATATGGGTGAGTTAGGTGCAGCAAGAAACATTCTTGAG CTCGGAGCCGAGATTAGGATACCAGTGAGAAATACACATGTTTATGCATTTGCAGAGCACGGaa ATGATCTAGGAAGTTCGAAAGATGTGAAGGGGAACCCAACAGAGGTGTACAGGCGAATGGGTCACGGTTCATCATATGGGGTTGGTGTGAAGCTAGGTCTAGTGAGAGCTGAGTATGCTGTTGACCATAACACTGGAACGGGTGCAGTCTTCTTCCGGTTTGGTGAAAGATACTAA